A stretch of the Porifericola rhodea genome encodes the following:
- a CDS encoding aspartate kinase, whose product MKVLKFGGTSLGSPERMQNVADLITKESGKKIVVLSAVSGTTNTLVSIAAALSKENSEEAGNIIHQLYGSYQAYCKNLLPQADSLKEGLEIVEAHFTVLRSMLETPYSADVEKEILAQGELLSTKLFVTYLAQEGIKATLLPALEFMRIDEENEPDTLYIRERLQHLLDGFAEQDLFVTQGYICLNSKKGIDNLQRGGSDYTASLVGEAVSASEIQIWTDIDGMHNNDPRIVKHTYPIPTLSFDEAAELAYFGAKILHPSSIRPAQHANIPVKLLNTMKPEAAGTTITASVDDARQFTAVAAKDGITAIKVKSSRMLLAYGFLRKVFEIFEKYKTPIDLITTSEVAVSLTIDNQTHLKSIKEELEDFGDVEVHTDHSIICVVGNMPFTKVGMLKKVLDAIDDIPIRMVSYGGSKYNISLLIDSEYKTETLTRLNEKIFGQSR is encoded by the coding sequence ATGAAAGTTCTCAAGTTTGGAGGTACCTCATTGGGCAGTCCTGAAAGGATGCAAAATGTTGCTGACCTAATCACCAAAGAAAGCGGGAAAAAAATTGTTGTTTTATCCGCCGTTTCTGGTACCACCAACACCTTAGTGAGCATTGCTGCTGCTCTTTCCAAAGAAAACTCTGAAGAGGCAGGCAATATTATTCACCAGCTTTACGGCTCCTATCAGGCTTATTGTAAAAACCTGCTACCCCAGGCAGATAGCCTGAAAGAAGGGCTGGAAATTGTAGAAGCTCATTTTACGGTGTTACGTTCTATGCTTGAGACCCCCTATAGTGCGGATGTAGAAAAGGAGATACTAGCCCAGGGCGAGCTTTTGTCTACCAAGCTTTTCGTAACTTACCTGGCTCAGGAAGGTATAAAGGCTACTTTGCTTCCTGCGTTAGAGTTTATGCGAATAGACGAAGAGAATGAACCTGATACTCTTTATATCCGTGAGCGTTTGCAGCACCTGCTGGATGGGTTTGCAGAGCAAGACCTGTTTGTTACACAGGGATACATTTGCCTTAACAGTAAAAAAGGTATAGACAATCTACAAAGAGGAGGTAGCGACTATACAGCTTCTTTAGTAGGAGAGGCAGTAAGTGCTTCTGAAATACAGATTTGGACAGATATAGATGGTATGCATAACAATGACCCTCGTATTGTAAAGCACACTTACCCAATCCCTACCCTGTCTTTTGACGAAGCAGCAGAGCTGGCATATTTTGGAGCGAAGATCTTGCATCCCTCTTCCATCCGTCCTGCGCAGCATGCTAACATTCCGGTAAAGCTGCTTAATACCATGAAGCCTGAAGCCGCTGGAACTACTATTACAGCTTCTGTAGACGATGCGCGGCAGTTTACAGCCGTAGCCGCTAAAGATGGAATTACGGCTATTAAGGTAAAATCTTCTCGTATGTTGCTGGCCTATGGCTTCCTCAGGAAAGTATTTGAGATTTTTGAAAAATACAAGACTCCGATAGATCTGATCACTACCTCTGAGGTAGCAGTATCTTTAACTATAGACAACCAGACACATCTGAAATCTATTAAAGAGGAGCTGGAAGATTTTGGAGATGTAGAGGTACATACCGATCATTCTATCATATGTGTGGTAGGTAATATGCCTTTCACTAAAGTTGGAATGCTAAAAAAAGTGTTGGATGCTATTGATGATATTCCCATCAGAATGGTATCCTACGGAGGTAGTAAATACAATATTTCACTGCTGATAGATAGTGAATACAAGACTGAAACACTTACCCGACTCAACGAAAAAATATTCGGGCAGAGCCGCTAG
- the ribH gene encoding 6,7-dimethyl-8-ribityllumazine synthase, with protein MSTAHKNLSDHKTDQLPDISTKKFAIVTSEWNEEITGALYQGAFDTLVKHGAKEANIVSKWVPGSFELSLGAQWLASDSSVDAVIALGCVIQGETPHFDYICQAVAQGIKDVNLKYNKPVIFGVLTTDNLEQAQDRAGGKHGNKGDEAAYTAIKLLGFW; from the coding sequence ATGTCTACGGCTCATAAAAACTTAAGCGATCACAAAACGGATCAGCTACCAGATATATCAACCAAGAAGTTTGCTATTGTTACCTCCGAATGGAACGAAGAGATTACAGGAGCTTTATATCAGGGCGCATTTGATACTCTGGTAAAGCACGGAGCTAAAGAGGCTAACATTGTTAGCAAATGGGTGCCAGGGAGCTTTGAGTTAAGCCTGGGAGCACAGTGGCTTGCCTCTGATTCCTCTGTAGATGCAGTTATTGCTTTGGGCTGTGTAATTCAGGGAGAGACACCTCATTTCGACTATATCTGCCAGGCAGTAGCCCAAGGTATAAAAGATGTAAACCTAAAATATAACAAGCCCGTCATATTTGGTGTATTAACTACTGATAACCTAGAGCAGGCTCAGGATAGGGCAGGAGGTAAGCATGGTAATAAAGGAGATGAGGCCGCCTATACTGCTATCAAGTTGCTCGGTTTCTGGTAA
- a CDS encoding tetratricopeptide repeat protein, producing MANRVKGNKQKSAKGSEQHESTELLESPDALRDTLVDKTGSFFKSKKNQNIAFGIGAAIALVIAGIFGYTYYMDSQNEAAQDEMFQAVFYFEADSLDRALNGDGNNFGFLEIIDEYGGTGAANLAHYYAGIALLKQGNYNQAIDHLTSFSASDLLVQARAYALVGDAYMELQNYSEAANYYNKAISYKPNRFFTPQYLVKAALAYEEMGEFEEAAESYGRIVEEFPEATEYQQALKQQVRLQSLAAGE from the coding sequence ATGGCGAATAGAGTAAAAGGAAACAAGCAGAAGTCGGCTAAGGGTAGTGAACAGCACGAAAGTACCGAGCTACTGGAAAGTCCTGATGCACTTAGAGATACCCTGGTTGACAAAACCGGATCATTCTTCAAAAGTAAGAAAAACCAAAATATTGCCTTTGGTATTGGCGCAGCCATAGCTTTGGTAATAGCCGGTATATTTGGCTATACCTATTATATGGATAGCCAAAACGAAGCAGCTCAGGATGAGATGTTTCAGGCGGTATTCTACTTTGAAGCTGATAGCCTGGACCGTGCCCTGAATGGGGATGGCAACAACTTCGGGTTTTTAGAAATTATTGATGAATACGGTGGTACAGGTGCTGCTAACCTGGCTCATTACTATGCTGGTATTGCGCTTTTAAAACAGGGCAATTATAATCAGGCTATAGACCATCTTACCAGCTTTAGCGCCTCCGACCTTTTGGTGCAGGCACGTGCTTATGCATTGGTAGGAGATGCTTATATGGAGCTGCAAAACTACAGCGAAGCCGCTAACTATTACAATAAAGCTATTAGCTATAAGCCTAACCGCTTCTTTACCCCACAGTATTTGGTAAAAGCAGCTTTGGCCTATGAGGAGATGGGAGAGTTTGAAGAGGCTGCGGAAAGCTATGGAAGAATAGTAGAAGAGTTTCCTGAAGCTACAGAATACCAGCAGGCACTCAAACAGCAGGTGAGACTACAAAGCCTGGCTGCCGGAGAATAG
- the pdhA gene encoding pyruvate dehydrogenase (acetyl-transferring) E1 component subunit alpha, translated as MAVSSTKEKSKTKKSSSKAQKTEFSKETYMWWYEMMYLLRRFEEKAGQQYGRQKIKGFCHLYIGQEACVAGAVSALKKGDKYITAYRDHAHPIALGTDPKYIMAELFGKITGVSKGKGGSMHMFDVENHFYGGHGIVGGQIPLGAGLAFAEKYKGTDHVCATYMGDGATRQGAFHETLNMAMTFKLPVIFIIENNGYAMGTSVKRTSNVTELYTLGESYDIPSFPVDAMNVESVHHAVAEAAERARSGEGPTLLEFRTYRYKGHSISDPAKYRTKEELEEYKQQDPILQCMNSILDKKYASEDDLKAIEDKVKEQVEECIKFADESPFPDAEEALKDVYAQEDYPFILD; from the coding sequence ATGGCTGTAAGTAGTACAAAGGAAAAGTCAAAAACTAAGAAATCATCTTCTAAAGCCCAAAAAACTGAATTTTCTAAGGAAACCTATATGTGGTGGTACGAGATGATGTACTTGTTGAGAAGATTTGAGGAGAAAGCGGGTCAGCAGTACGGCCGCCAGAAAATCAAAGGTTTTTGCCACTTATATATCGGACAGGAAGCTTGTGTTGCCGGTGCAGTTTCTGCCCTAAAAAAAGGAGACAAATATATTACTGCCTATCGTGATCATGCACATCCTATAGCTTTAGGTACAGACCCTAAGTACATCATGGCTGAGCTGTTTGGCAAAATAACTGGTGTTTCTAAAGGTAAAGGAGGCTCTATGCACATGTTTGATGTAGAAAATCACTTTTATGGTGGACATGGTATTGTAGGTGGTCAGATTCCTCTGGGAGCTGGTTTAGCTTTTGCTGAAAAATATAAAGGTACAGATCATGTATGCGCTACTTATATGGGTGATGGTGCTACCCGCCAGGGAGCTTTCCACGAAACCCTGAACATGGCTATGACCTTTAAGTTACCAGTAATCTTTATCATAGAAAACAATGGCTATGCCATGGGTACTTCTGTAAAGCGTACCAGTAACGTTACTGAACTGTATACCCTGGGAGAGTCTTACGATATTCCTTCATTCCCGGTAGATGCCATGAATGTAGAGAGTGTGCACCATGCCGTAGCAGAAGCAGCGGAGCGTGCTCGTAGTGGTGAAGGGCCTACTTTATTAGAGTTCAGAACTTATCGTTACAAAGGACACTCAATCTCTGACCCCGCAAAGTACCGTACTAAAGAGGAGCTGGAAGAGTATAAGCAGCAAGACCCTATTTTGCAGTGCATGAACTCAATCCTGGATAAGAAGTATGCATCTGAAGACGACCTTAAAGCTATAGAAGATAAAGTGAAAGAGCAGGTAGAAGAATGCATTAAGTTTGCCGATGAATCTCCTTTCCCTGATGCTGAAGAAGCACTAAAAGATGTGTATGCTCAGGAAGATTACCCTTTTATTTTGGATTAA
- the recF gene encoding DNA replication/repair protein RecF (All proteins in this family for which functions are known are DNA-binding proteins that assist the filamentation of RecA onto DNA for the initiation of recombination or recombinational repair.), translating into MWLENISLLNFKNYEELDLSFSEQINCLVGENGSGKTNLLDAIYYLSLTKSAFSSTEAQNIKHEAPFFMVKGSFFKQDEKHNVQFSLQQGQKKQFKNSRIPYDKLSEHIGLFPVVLITPDDTDIIKAGSEIRRKFFDGILSQINSDYLEKLLRYNHNLKQRNSLLKQFAEHNYYEKELLDSYSDQLVDTGQQIYNYRKAFLEKFFPAFIQHYNNLSGQKEEVKISYQSDFEEEGFKEKFYRNYRRDMIVQRTTLGIHKDDYLFEINGFPVKKYGSQGQQKSFVIALKLSQFDVIKDEIKSKPILLLDDIFDKLDDFRIAKLSEMVAAHSFGQLFVTDARPERTYQIFKPIQADKKVFTIQQGKVTHTDNM; encoded by the coding sequence ATGTGGCTTGAAAATATCAGTTTGCTCAACTTCAAGAATTACGAAGAACTTGATTTAAGCTTCTCTGAGCAGATAAACTGCCTGGTTGGAGAGAACGGGAGCGGCAAGACCAACCTGCTGGATGCTATCTACTACTTATCGCTAACTAAAAGTGCCTTTAGTAGTACAGAAGCACAGAATATTAAGCATGAAGCACCCTTTTTTATGGTCAAAGGCTCTTTTTTCAAGCAGGACGAAAAGCACAATGTGCAGTTTAGCCTACAGCAGGGCCAAAAGAAACAGTTTAAGAATAGCCGTATCCCTTACGATAAGTTGAGTGAGCATATTGGACTTTTTCCGGTGGTACTGATTACGCCTGATGATACAGATATTATAAAGGCTGGTAGCGAAATTCGCCGTAAGTTTTTTGATGGTATACTCTCTCAGATCAATAGCGACTATCTGGAAAAGCTATTGCGCTATAACCATAACCTAAAGCAGAGAAACAGCTTACTAAAGCAGTTTGCCGAGCACAATTATTATGAAAAAGAGCTACTAGACTCATATAGCGATCAGTTGGTAGATACCGGACAGCAGATATACAACTACCGTAAAGCTTTTTTGGAAAAGTTTTTCCCAGCTTTTATACAGCACTATAACAATCTCTCCGGGCAGAAAGAAGAAGTAAAGATAAGCTACCAGTCAGACTTTGAGGAAGAAGGGTTTAAAGAGAAGTTTTACCGCAATTACCGCAGAGATATGATAGTCCAGCGTACTACACTAGGTATACATAAGGATGACTACCTTTTTGAGATAAATGGCTTTCCGGTAAAAAAGTATGGCTCACAAGGTCAGCAAAAATCTTTTGTTATTGCTTTAAAGCTAAGCCAGTTTGACGTGATTAAGGATGAAATAAAGAGTAAGCCTATTCTACTGCTAGACGATATTTTTGATAAACTAGACGATTTTCGCATCGCGAAGCTAAGCGAAATGGTAGCCGCCCACTCTTTTGGGCAGCTTTTTGTTACCGATGCACGCCCCGAACGCACATATCAGATTTTTAAGCCCATACAGGCAGATAAGAAAGTTTTTACTATTCAACAGGGTAAGGTCACCCATACGGATAATATGTAG
- a CDS encoding sodium:proton antiporter, whose amino-acid sequence MSKGAYTFFIVLILTLFSVPTLKADPLNELTLSEQSASTSVHSISQEPEQTHEAEEGEAAHAEEAEGAHHESAPPWTVIPFVVLLLMIATGPLFYEHFWHKNYPIVAVLLAVIVVSYYLLVLHNQHDPIHALAEYMQFIALLSSLYIASGGILIKVDKKATPMANSVLLIIGSVIANLIGTTGASMLLIRPFIRLNKNRVKAYHIVFFIFMVSNIGGALTPIGDPPLFLGFLRGVPFFWTMEHNFVEWIAALLVIVVIFYVIDSRNKSENDIEEEPQTYSNKITLIGTKNFLWLGLIIIAVFIDPNKFDFVPGIEYHGVTFSFVRELIMFSVAYLSYRFASKEAIKGNDFNFEPIREVAFIFIGIFGTMMPALELVGNFARSEAGAALITHNTLYWGTGLLSGFLDNAPTYLNFLAAAMASQGASIGNSAEVIAFANGEYVNSVLRLTAISVASVFFGAMTYIGNGPNFMVKSIAEQIGIKMPSFFGYIIRFSLPFLLPTLILIWVIFFAFQ is encoded by the coding sequence ATGAGCAAGGGTGCCTATACTTTTTTCATTGTTCTTATCTTAACATTATTCTCTGTTCCCACACTTAAGGCTGATCCTTTAAACGAACTTACTCTTTCTGAACAATCAGCCTCTACGTCAGTGCATAGCATTTCACAAGAGCCTGAGCAAACACATGAGGCAGAAGAAGGAGAGGCGGCGCATGCTGAAGAAGCTGAGGGTGCTCACCATGAGAGTGCTCCGCCCTGGACCGTTATTCCTTTTGTAGTACTGTTACTCATGATTGCTACTGGTCCTCTTTTCTACGAACACTTCTGGCATAAAAATTATCCCATAGTTGCGGTGCTTCTTGCAGTAATTGTAGTGTCATACTATCTTTTAGTCCTGCATAACCAGCACGACCCCATACACGCTCTGGCAGAGTATATGCAGTTTATTGCTCTGCTCTCTTCACTCTACATAGCTTCTGGTGGTATACTGATAAAGGTAGATAAAAAAGCGACGCCTATGGCCAATTCGGTACTGCTGATAATTGGTTCTGTTATAGCTAACCTTATCGGTACTACTGGTGCCTCTATGCTATTGATCCGTCCCTTTATTCGCCTCAATAAGAATAGAGTTAAAGCCTACCATATCGTATTTTTTATTTTTATGGTAAGTAACATAGGTGGAGCGTTAACGCCTATTGGTGATCCTCCACTTTTTCTTGGTTTCTTAAGAGGAGTGCCGTTCTTCTGGACTATGGAGCATAACTTTGTAGAGTGGATAGCTGCCCTGCTGGTTATTGTTGTAATCTTTTATGTAATTGATAGCCGAAACAAATCTGAAAATGATATAGAAGAGGAACCTCAAACCTATTCTAATAAAATTACGCTGATTGGTACTAAAAACTTTCTGTGGTTAGGTCTAATAATTATCGCTGTATTTATTGACCCCAATAAGTTTGATTTCGTGCCCGGTATAGAGTACCATGGCGTTACTTTTTCTTTTGTGCGTGAGCTAATTATGTTCTCAGTAGCTTATCTGTCATACCGCTTTGCCAGCAAAGAGGCAATAAAGGGGAATGATTTTAACTTTGAGCCTATTCGCGAGGTAGCTTTTATTTTCATTGGTATTTTTGGAACCATGATGCCTGCTCTGGAACTGGTAGGAAACTTTGCCCGCTCAGAAGCTGGAGCGGCACTTATCACCCATAATACTCTTTACTGGGGTACGGGCCTACTTTCTGGCTTTCTGGATAATGCTCCTACTTATCTAAACTTTCTGGCAGCCGCTATGGCTTCTCAGGGAGCTAGTATAGGTAATTCAGCAGAAGTTATTGCTTTTGCAAACGGTGAGTACGTAAATAGTGTGCTCCGTCTGACCGCTATATCGGTAGCTTCTGTGTTTTTTGGTGCCATGACCTACATCGGTAATGGTCCTAACTTTATGGTAAAGTCTATAGCTGAGCAGATTGGCATTAAGATGCCTTCATTCTTCGGGTACATCATCCGCTTCTCTTTGCCCTTTCTGCTGCCAACGCTTATACTCATCTGGGTTATCTTCTTTGCTTTTCAATAG
- a CDS encoding type III pantothenate kinase, with the protein MENLVIDIGNTFAKAGLFLHGKLEHTYSHLPLQEVPTLIGKKSYNGLIISSVSSQLEDIIKVDEKDAQVIFLNANTPLPFINTYQTPRTLGTDRIAAIAGAIALFPDRPVLAIDAGTCITYDVADGKKNYLGGNISPGLQMRAKAMHTFTARLPLVHVEQAEAAHIPLIGYNTQTALQSGALFGTQAEITQMIRMYADKFRNLEVVLCGGDADLLSQGIDVAHTTVPELILIGLNRILEYNVS; encoded by the coding sequence TTGGAAAATTTAGTCATAGATATCGGTAATACTTTTGCCAAAGCAGGCCTCTTTTTGCATGGCAAACTTGAACATACATATTCTCACCTACCCCTGCAAGAAGTCCCTACACTTATTGGCAAAAAAAGCTATAATGGGCTTATAATTTCTTCTGTTTCAAGCCAATTAGAAGACATTATCAAAGTAGATGAAAAAGATGCTCAGGTGATTTTTCTCAATGCAAATACTCCCTTACCCTTTATAAATACCTATCAGACTCCGCGCACATTAGGCACCGATCGTATAGCAGCCATAGCCGGCGCAATTGCACTTTTTCCTGATCGGCCTGTGTTAGCTATTGATGCAGGCACCTGCATTACCTACGATGTAGCCGATGGCAAAAAAAACTACCTGGGCGGCAATATTTCTCCTGGCTTGCAGATGAGAGCCAAAGCCATGCATACTTTTACCGCTCGTTTGCCGTTAGTGCATGTAGAACAAGCTGAAGCTGCTCATATTCCGCTTATAGGCTACAATACCCAAACTGCATTGCAAAGCGGGGCATTATTTGGCACTCAGGCAGAAATAACGCAAATGATTCGGATGTATGCAGACAAATTTAGAAATTTGGAGGTTGTATTGTGTGGAGGAGATGCAGACCTGCTAAGTCAGGGTATTGATGTGGCTCATACTACCGTACCGGAACTTATTTTGATTGGACTCAACAGAATTTTAGAATATAATGTCTCATAA
- the lptC gene encoding LPS export ABC transporter periplasmic protein LptC, whose product MMLKDILIVLGMLIVLAACAEESSPDDFKEYEGPVMEATDVELLHSDSAVVIIRLTADRQLEFESGDREFPEGIHIEFYEKKDESKNASITANQGFFNKKENKYTATGDVVVQNFKSGEKLETEELHWEPNKNEIYTDRYVEITTNGDILMGEGLTADESFTNWKILKPKGTLSITEEENK is encoded by the coding sequence ATGATGCTAAAAGACATACTTATTGTATTGGGTATGCTTATCGTACTGGCGGCTTGCGCTGAAGAAAGCAGCCCCGACGATTTTAAAGAATACGAAGGACCAGTGATGGAGGCTACCGATGTAGAGTTACTGCATAGCGACTCCGCAGTAGTAATTATCAGGCTTACCGCTGACCGACAGCTTGAGTTTGAAAGTGGCGACCGTGAGTTTCCTGAAGGTATCCATATTGAGTTCTACGAAAAAAAAGATGAAAGCAAAAATGCTTCTATCACCGCTAATCAGGGTTTTTTTAACAAAAAAGAAAATAAATACACAGCTACCGGAGATGTAGTAGTACAAAACTTTAAGAGTGGAGAGAAATTAGAGACTGAGGAGCTACATTGGGAGCCCAATAAGAACGAAATCTATACGGATCGTTATGTAGAGATTACTACCAATGGCGATATACTGATGGGCGAAGGCCTTACTGCCGACGAATCGTTTACCAACTGGAAAATTTTAAAACCTAAAGGAACACTTTCCATTACCGAAGAAGAGAACAAATAA
- a CDS encoding hemolysin family protein: MDYYSITIVLICLLFSAFFSGIEIAFISADKLRIELASKQGVFSGKLLANFLQKPSRFIGTTLVGNNIALVLYGIFMANLLEPWLAMQLPDIINNDIFVLVLQTILATIVVLIVAEFTPKSAFLIDPNGLLSLFAIPMSIIYYIMYPIVWLIDKVSQFVIIHVLGFKYREDKPVFGLTDLNNYIKNTLSEDVLQESHKRHAQQTPPRVDTKIFSNALEFKTVKVRECMIPRTEVVAVDIEDEIEELKEAFMQSGHSKIIVYKESIDEVIGYCHSLELFKKPETISQILTPIIIVPETIPANELMIQFITEHKSLALVVDEFGGTAGIVSMEDIIEEIFGDIQDEHDAEDWVEMQLDENNYLISARHEIDYLNEKFNWVIPTGDYDTLGGYILSLTGEIPSTGDIINAPPFTFTIMSMHENRIDNVKVKVNTSLSN, encoded by the coding sequence ATGGACTATTATAGTATCACCATAGTATTAATCTGCCTTTTATTTTCTGCTTTCTTTTCGGGCATAGAGATCGCGTTTATCTCTGCTGATAAACTTAGAATAGAACTAGCTAGCAAACAAGGGGTATTTTCAGGGAAATTACTGGCTAACTTTTTACAAAAGCCTTCCCGCTTCATAGGCACTACACTGGTAGGAAACAACATTGCACTGGTACTTTATGGTATCTTTATGGCCAATTTGCTAGAGCCATGGCTGGCAATGCAACTACCAGATATTATAAACAACGACATATTTGTTCTGGTACTTCAGACCATACTCGCCACTATTGTAGTATTAATAGTGGCAGAATTCACCCCCAAAAGTGCGTTCCTGATAGACCCCAATGGCCTGCTTTCGCTCTTTGCTATTCCTATGAGTATCATTTACTACATTATGTACCCCATAGTATGGCTCATAGATAAGGTCTCTCAGTTTGTAATTATACACGTGCTGGGCTTCAAATACAGAGAAGACAAACCGGTTTTTGGTCTAACCGACCTGAACAACTACATTAAGAATACACTGAGCGAAGATGTGCTGCAAGAGAGCCATAAAAGGCATGCCCAACAAACCCCGCCCCGGGTAGACACTAAAATTTTCAGTAATGCGCTAGAGTTTAAAACCGTAAAGGTTAGGGAGTGCATGATTCCACGTACCGAGGTGGTAGCTGTAGATATTGAAGATGAAATTGAAGAGCTCAAAGAAGCCTTTATGCAAAGCGGGCACTCTAAAATTATCGTCTATAAAGAATCTATTGATGAAGTAATTGGTTACTGCCATTCTTTAGAGCTTTTTAAAAAACCAGAAACCATCAGCCAGATACTTACTCCTATTATTATTGTTCCAGAGACCATTCCTGCTAATGAGCTGATGATACAGTTTATTACTGAGCATAAAAGCTTGGCACTAGTGGTAGACGAATTTGGGGGTACTGCTGGTATCGTAAGTATGGAAGATATCATAGAAGAAATTTTCGGTGACATACAGGATGAGCATGATGCTGAAGACTGGGTAGAAATGCAGTTGGACGAAAACAATTATTTGATTAGTGCTCGACATGAAATTGACTATCTAAACGAAAAATTTAACTGGGTAATCCCTACCGGAGACTATGATACCCTGGGAGGGTACATACTATCTCTAACAGGCGAGATTCCTTCTACCGGCGACATTATTAACGCGCCACCATTTACCTTTACCATAATGTCTATGCACGAAAACCGCATAGACAACGTTAAGGTCAAGGTCAACACCAGCCTCTCAAACTAA